The following DNA comes from Cetobacterium sp. ZOR0034.
TCATTCCTTTAAAAATCTCAATTTTCTCGATATTGTTAGACTTATTTTGTAATAACTCTATTACAGGATTTATTCCTATTACTTTTTCCATTTTCTCACCCTTATTTATATTTCTACTTTTATTCTTTCTATATCTGCACCTAAAGCTCTAAGTTTAACCTCTAAGTTTTCATATCCTCTATCTACATGATAAATTCTATTTACAATAGTTTCACCCTCTGCCAGTAATCCAGCTAATATTAACGACGCTCCAGCTCTTAAGTCACTAGCCATAACTTCAGCTGAAGAGAAGTTATCTATTCCATCTATTCTTGCCATATTGGCATCTGTTGTTATCTCTGCTCCCATTCTATTTAGTTCAGGAACATGCATAAATCTATTCTCAAATATTGTTTCTTTTATTTCACTTGTACCTTTTACCAAACACATTAAAGTCATCATTGGCGATTGTAAATCTGTTGGGAATCCTGGATGAGGCATTGTTGTTGCCTTCACTGGCTTCAAATCTTTAAGCTTTGTTTTAGTTGTTAAAGTATCTCCATCTATTTCAAACTCTGCTCCCATCTCTTCTAATTTAGATACAAAGCTTTCTATATGATCTCTAACAACACCTTTAACTGTTATAGCTCCATCGAACATAAGTGATGCCACTATAAATGTTCCAGCAACTATTCTATCAGGAATAATAGAGTATTCACAAGGATTTAATTTTTCAACACCCTCTATCTCTAATCTTCCAGTTCCTATTCCATTTATTTTAGCACCCATTTTCACTAAAAAATTACACAGATCATCTATTTCTGGTTCTCTTGCTGCATTTTCTATAATAGTTTTTCCTTTTGCTTTTACAGCAGCCATTATAACGTTTTCTGTAGCTCCAACACTTGGGAAATCAAAAACAACTTTTCCACCGATTAGTTCTTCAGCTTCTCCTTCTACATATCCATGGTCTATATCAATTTTAACTCCAAGGGCTTCAAATCCTTTTAAATGTAAATCTACAGGTCTAGAACCTATTGCACATCCTCCAGGTAAAGAAACCTTCGCTTTTTTCTCATGAGCTAACATCGGTCCCATAACTAAGAAAGATGCTCTCATCTTTTTTACTAAATCATATGATGCAACCAATGATTTCAGTCCATTATTTACTATTTTATAAGAGTGATCTCCTAACTTTTCTATTTCAAGTCCTAAACTTTCTAAAAGTTGAACTAAAGTATTTATATCTCTTAAATTTGGTACATTATTTAAAACGTATGTTCCTTTCTCTATTAAAGTAGCTACAAAAATTGGAAGTGCTGCATTTTTTGCTCCTTCAACTGCTAACTCTCCACTTATTTTTTTTCCACCAATTATTTTGAATGCCTCTACGCTCATGTTATCTCTCCTTTTTGTCAAATCTATCTATTGGACATACTTTTCCAAATAATCTATCAAAAAAATTCATCTCTTGAAATTTGTCTAAATGTGATGGTAATTTTTCTTTCAACTCTTTATAGTGTTTTGGACAAATTTTATGCCCTTCTCCATAAATAAACCCTTCACTTAAACCAACATCTGTATATACCTTTGTTGCACTTTCAATTACAACCTCTTTATCTTCATTATCTAAAGCTTCACTTGATACAACTACTAAACCTACATTCCCTCTAAAAGTTATATCATCAACCAAAGTATATCTAAGTCCAACTTTTTCAGCTTCATCTATATAGGTTTTTATACATTCAAAGTGAACATCTCTTCTAATTTTTAATAGAATAGCTCTCTTATCTTTCATCACTTCTTTTATCTCGTTATGAATAAGATTTCTTTCAATCTCTTGTCTATCTAAAGCTGCCAATACATTTTCTTTAAATTCGCCTAAATAAATCAACTTTTCAGTTTGAGTTTTTAAGAAGTGTAGCTTTGCTTTTTCTCTTTCGTTTATTATATCATCTACCACGAAATCACCTTCTATAAAATTTTATTTTTATTAATAATTATAGCATATAAAATCAAAAAAGTGATATAATTAAATATAACATCACTATACAGGAGGTACTATGAGATTCAAACTTTTCCTTTGTTTTATTATAGTTTTTTCATTAAGAACTTTTACTCAGAACGAAATAGTTGATATCTCTGGATTTGTAACTGATAAAGAATTTAGATTAGGGAATGCCACGGTTTCTTTCTCCAATAGTTCTAATATTACAAAAACAGTAAAAAGTGATATCAATGGAAATTTTAGTATAAAACTCCCTAAAAACAAATATCGAATTACTGTAAAAAAAGATGGATACACCTCTTTATTAGATAACGATTTTTTTGTAGACTATATATTCACCGAACCTAAACAACTTATTTTAAATATGACTGACAATAAAATCCGTATATATGGAAAAATTATCAATAAATTTGGCGAACCTATTAATAATGCCGATGTCAAAATTAAAGTAGGAGAAAATTTAATAGATCTTAGCAGTGATACTTCTGGACGTTTTTCTTTTGAGGGTCAAGTTGGACTTATATCTATCTTTGCTCAAAAAGATGGATTCTATGGGAATGGAACATCTATGTTAATTCAAAATGAAAAATTTATAAACGACATCTCAATTACTTTAGAAGCAAAGACTTTTTATATTTCAGGCGCTCTTGTAAAAGGTAATAGCTATTTGAAAGATACATACCTTGAACTTATAAATGCCTCAAATAATAAAGTTATCTCTACTATAAAAACAACAAAAGACGGTCTTTTTGAATTTAGAAATATACTTACTTATGAAAAAGCCTACTTTAGAATTCCTAGTTTAGGATATAGAAGTGAATCTTTTACAATCAATAAAGACTTAAGACAATTTAATATATTTACAGATTAAAAAAGAAGCTAAAATTTAGCTTCTTTTTTCTTACTATTTATTTAATCTTTTATTTAATTCCTCAGCTTGTTTTTCAAATCCTTTTTTCCCTAAAAGAGCAAACATATTTGCTTTATAAGCTTCTACTCCTGGTTGGTCAAATGGATTTACTCCTAATAAATATCCACTCACTCCACACGCCTTTTCGAAGAAGTAGAACATATATCCTAAATGATACGGTGTTGCTTCTGGAATATTCACTATTAAGTTTGGTACTCCTCCATCCACATGAGCTAGTACAGTTCCTTCTGCCGCTTTCTTATTAACAAAATCCATTCCTTTTCCTGCTAAGTAGTTTAATCCATCTAAATCTAACTCATCAGCTTCTATTAAAATATCATGCTCTGGAGTTTCAATATTTACTAAAGTTTCAAATAAAACTCTCTTTCCA
Coding sequences within:
- a CDS encoding carboxypeptidase-like regulatory domain-containing protein; translated protein: MRFKLFLCFIIVFSLRTFTQNEIVDISGFVTDKEFRLGNATVSFSNSSNITKTVKSDINGNFSIKLPKNKYRITVKKDGYTSLLDNDFFVDYIFTEPKQLILNMTDNKIRIYGKIINKFGEPINNADVKIKVGENLIDLSSDTSGRFSFEGQVGLISIFAQKDGFYGNGTSMLIQNEKFINDISITLEAKTFYISGALVKGNSYLKDTYLELINASNNKVISTIKTTKDGLFEFRNILTYEKAYFRIPSLGYRSESFTINKDLRQFNIFTD
- the murA gene encoding UDP-N-acetylglucosamine 1-carboxyvinyltransferase; its protein translation is MSVEAFKIIGGKKISGELAVEGAKNAALPIFVATLIEKGTYVLNNVPNLRDINTLVQLLESLGLEIEKLGDHSYKIVNNGLKSLVASYDLVKKMRASFLVMGPMLAHEKKAKVSLPGGCAIGSRPVDLHLKGFEALGVKIDIDHGYVEGEAEELIGGKVVFDFPSVGATENVIMAAVKAKGKTIIENAAREPEIDDLCNFLVKMGAKINGIGTGRLEIEGVEKLNPCEYSIIPDRIVAGTFIVASLMFDGAITVKGVVRDHIESFVSKLEEMGAEFEIDGDTLTTKTKLKDLKPVKATTMPHPGFPTDLQSPMMTLMCLVKGTSEIKETIFENRFMHVPELNRMGAEITTDANMARIDGIDNFSSAEVMASDLRAGASLILAGLLAEGETIVNRIYHVDRGYENLEVKLRALGADIERIKVEI
- a CDS encoding DUF1694 domain-containing protein; its protein translation is MVDDIINEREKAKLHFLKTQTEKLIYLGEFKENVLAALDRQEIERNLIHNEIKEVMKDKRAILLKIRRDVHFECIKTYIDEAEKVGLRYTLVDDITFRGNVGLVVVSSEALDNEDKEVVIESATKVYTDVGLSEGFIYGEGHKICPKHYKELKEKLPSHLDKFQEMNFFDRLFGKVCPIDRFDKKER